In the genome of Acetobacter oryzifermentans, one region contains:
- a CDS encoding type I restriction endonuclease subunit R, with protein MPEQTTPIAETNRFIVLDKYVRAWEAADSYQSETDLECELVQDLQNQGYEYRPDLKLTKALLVNARVQLQALNDVQFTDKEWARFVETYLDRPSDTATDKTRKIHDDYIFDFVFDDGRIQNIYLVNKANVCRNKVQVIKQFEQAGTHANRYDVTILVNGLPLVQVELKKRGVAIREAFNQIHRYSKESFNSDNSLFKYLQIFVISNGTDTRYFANTTKRDKNSFDFTMNWAQADNSLIRDLKDFTATFFEKRTLLNVLLNYSVFDVSDTLLVMRPYQIAATERILRKIKSSFEGTTLSKPESGGYIWHTTGSGKTLTSFKAARLATQLDFIDKVFFVVDRKDLDYQTMKEYQRFSPDSVNGSDSTAGLKRNLSKDDNKIIVTTIQKLNNLMKSEGDLPVYTQRVVFIFDECHRSQFGEAQKNLKRKFKHFCQFGFTGTPIFPENASGAETTASVFGSELHSYVITDAIRDEKVLKFKVDYNNVRPQFKAIETEQDEKKLTAAENRQALQHPKRIAEISQYILDNFRRKTHRLYGDNKGFNAMFAVSSVDAAKLYYEKLNALQDGSDKPLKIATIFSFAANEEQDAIGDIPDESFEVSALNSSAKEFLNTAIADYNACFRTNFSVDSKGFQNYYRDLAKRVKSKEVDLLIVVGMFLTGFDAPTLNTLFVDKNLRFHGLIQAYSRTNRIYDATKSFGNIVTFRDLEEATVKAITLFGNANTKNVVLEKSYSEYMEGFTDQTTGEARRGFIDVVRELKERFPDPTAIEKEADKKAFAKLFGEYLRVENILQNYDEFSNLREFQEIDESDPEAVRAFKEQHHLSDDDVDELKSIEMPADRKVQDYRSTYNDIRDWLRREKASAEQVESTIDWDDVVFEVDLLKSQEINLDYILELIFEYNKKTKSKSELVDEVRRVIRASIGNRAKESLIVDFINQTNLDELGDKAGVIEAFFAFAQAEQCREAEELITDEKLNAEAAKRYIATSIKREYASENGTELNSILPKMSPLNPQYLTKKRDVFQRISAFVEKFKGVGGKI; from the coding sequence CCTGAAATTAACCAAAGCCCTGCTGGTGAATGCTCGCGTTCAGCTGCAAGCTCTCAACGATGTTCAATTTACAGATAAGGAATGGGCGCGCTTCGTTGAGACCTATCTGGATCGACCCAGCGACACTGCCACTGACAAGACTCGCAAGATCCACGACGACTACATCTTTGACTTCGTTTTTGATGATGGCCGTATACAGAACATCTATCTGGTCAATAAGGCCAATGTTTGCCGCAACAAGGTTCAGGTCATCAAGCAGTTCGAGCAAGCGGGCACTCATGCGAACCGCTACGATGTGACCATTCTGGTAAACGGGCTGCCGTTGGTGCAAGTCGAGCTGAAAAAGCGTGGCGTTGCCATTCGGGAAGCGTTCAACCAGATCCACCGCTACAGCAAAGAAAGCTTCAACTCGGACAATTCGCTCTTTAAATACCTTCAGATCTTCGTAATCTCGAACGGTACGGATACGCGCTATTTCGCCAACACGACCAAGCGCGACAAGAACAGCTTTGACTTCACGATGAATTGGGCGCAGGCCGATAACAGCCTGATCCGGGACCTGAAGGATTTTACGGCGACCTTCTTTGAAAAGCGCACGTTGTTGAACGTGTTGCTGAACTATTCCGTTTTCGACGTCAGTGACACGCTGCTGGTGATGCGCCCCTATCAGATCGCGGCGACTGAGCGAATCTTACGAAAGATTAAAAGCTCGTTCGAAGGCACGACGCTTAGTAAACCGGAAAGCGGCGGATACATCTGGCACACTACGGGCTCAGGCAAAACGCTGACCAGCTTCAAGGCGGCCCGCCTTGCCACGCAGCTCGACTTCATCGACAAGGTCTTTTTCGTGGTCGACCGCAAGGACCTCGATTACCAGACGATGAAGGAGTATCAGCGTTTCTCCCCGGATAGCGTCAATGGATCGGACAGCACCGCCGGATTGAAGCGGAACCTCTCCAAGGATGACAACAAGATCATCGTCACGACTATCCAGAAGCTTAACAATCTGATGAAGAGCGAGGGCGACCTGCCGGTCTATACCCAGCGCGTCGTCTTCATTTTCGACGAGTGCCATCGCAGCCAGTTTGGTGAGGCACAGAAGAACCTCAAGCGGAAGTTCAAACATTTCTGCCAGTTCGGCTTCACCGGCACGCCGATCTTTCCGGAAAATGCTTCGGGTGCGGAGACGACGGCCAGCGTATTCGGGAGCGAACTTCATTCCTATGTGATCACCGACGCGATCCGCGACGAGAAGGTGCTGAAATTCAAGGTCGACTACAACAATGTGCGCCCTCAGTTTAAAGCGATCGAAACCGAACAGGATGAAAAGAAGCTGACCGCCGCCGAAAACCGGCAAGCTCTTCAGCATCCCAAACGAATCGCTGAAATCTCCCAGTACATTCTTGATAACTTCCGCCGCAAGACGCATCGTCTCTATGGAGACAATAAAGGCTTCAACGCCATGTTCGCGGTGAGTAGCGTTGATGCTGCCAAGCTCTATTATGAAAAGCTGAATGCGCTGCAGGACGGTAGCGATAAGCCGTTGAAGATCGCGACCATCTTTTCATTCGCCGCCAACGAAGAACAGGATGCCATTGGCGATATTCCTGACGAGAGTTTTGAAGTTTCGGCGCTGAATAGCAGCGCCAAGGAATTTCTTAACACTGCAATTGCGGACTACAACGCCTGTTTCCGAACGAATTTCAGCGTCGATAGTAAGGGCTTCCAGAATTATTACCGGGATCTGGCAAAACGGGTGAAGTCCAAGGAAGTCGACCTACTCATTGTGGTTGGTATGTTCCTGACCGGCTTCGACGCGCCAACCCTGAATACACTATTCGTAGACAAAAATCTGCGTTTTCACGGCCTTATACAAGCCTACTCCCGTACCAACCGCATTTATGATGCGACCAAGTCCTTTGGCAATATTGTTACCTTCCGCGACCTGGAAGAGGCGACCGTCAAGGCAATCACACTCTTTGGCAACGCCAATACCAAGAATGTCGTTCTGGAGAAGAGCTACTCAGAATACATGGAAGGTTTTACGGACCAGACGACAGGCGAAGCGCGGCGAGGCTTTATCGATGTCGTCCGTGAGTTGAAAGAGCGTTTCCCGGATCCCACCGCCATCGAGAAGGAAGCGGACAAAAAGGCCTTTGCAAAGCTGTTCGGCGAGTATCTCCGTGTTGAGAATATCCTTCAGAATTATGATGAGTTCTCCAACCTGCGAGAGTTTCAGGAGATCGACGAGAGTGACCCCGAAGCGGTGAGAGCGTTCAAGGAGCAGCATCATTTGAGTGATGATGACGTTGACGAGCTCAAGAGCATCGAAATGCCTGCTGACCGAAAGGTCCAGGACTACCGTTCGACCTACAATGACATTCGGGATTGGCTTCGCCGCGAAAAGGCTAGTGCCGAGCAGGTTGAGTCAACGATCGACTGGGATGATGTCGTCTTTGAGGTCGACCTTTTGAAATCTCAGGAAATAAATCTGGATTACATTCTTGAGCTAATCTTCGAGTACAACAAAAAAACGAAGAGCAAGTCAGAACTCGTTGACGAAGTTCGTCGTGTCATTCGCGCCAGCATTGGTAACCGCGCGAAAGAAAGCCTTATCGTCGATTTCATCAATCAGACAAACCTAGATGAACTGGGGGACAAGGCGGGGGTGATTGAGGCTTTTTTTGCTTTCGCACAAGCCGAACAATGCCGGGAAGCGGAAGAACTGATAACCGATGAAAAATTGAACGCGGAGGCCGCCAAGCGCTACATTGCGACGTCGATCAAGCGCGAATATGCGAGCGAAAACGGCACAGAGTTGAACTCGATCCTTCCCAAAATGAGCCCGCTTAATCCACAATACCTGACCAAAAAAAGAGATGTGTTCCAGCGCATCTCTGCGTTCGTTGAAAAGTTCAAGGGTGTGGGTGGGAAAATTTAG